The genomic segment GCCCACCCGGCACGGAAGGGCGCCCGCCCGCACCCCGCGCTCAAAGTCTACCCGCACCGCGGCGACGCGCCGATAGGAGCGACGACAGCGCCGCGCCGTCCCGTCCACATTCCATGCAGATCCGCGACGGTCAGCGGGCGCATTTTGCGACCTTTCATTCGCGACGCGAGAGACAGGAAGAAGTTCTCCGGTCCAAAATACTGCCCGACCTCGACATGCCGCGAGGGCGGGCCGAACCTTCGAGTCAAACGCTCGATCAGAACGACCGCATCGTCGCCGTCTACGCCCAGGTCGAAGTTCACCCGTGACGTTCCGGCGACGTCCTCCAGCGGAATGCCGGTGATGGTCGACAGTTCCTCGCGAAACGAGAGCAGGTCGACGTCCTCGCGTTCCACGATAGCCTCGCGATGCGTTGCCCGGGCAGCCACTGTGCGGACCACTCGCAGCTGACGTCG from the Oharaeibacter diazotrophicus genome contains:
- a CDS encoding acyl carrier protein gives rise to the protein MEREDVDLLSFREELSTITGIPLEDVAGTSRVNFDLGVDGDDAVVLIERLTRRFGPPSRHVEVGQYFGPENFFLSLASRMKGRKMRPLTVADLHGMWTGRRGAVVAPIGASPRCG